The following are encoded together in the Lathyrus oleraceus cultivar Zhongwan6 chromosome 3, CAAS_Psat_ZW6_1.0, whole genome shotgun sequence genome:
- the LOC127126782 gene encoding uncharacterized protein LOC127126782: MDSSYMNPSEPNEARIKNLLSLMSLKEKIGQMTQIERSVTTPSAIQHFTIGSVYCAPPNSVTCDKQVSSDWADMVDGFQKLALQSRLGIPIIYGTDAVHGNNNVYGSTIFPHNVALGATRDTDLVQRIGAATSLELRASGTHFTCAPCVAVCKDPRWGRCYESYSEDTEIVRKMTSLVSGLQGHPPQTHSRGYPFVAGRNNVIACANHFVGDGGTEKGVNEGNTVLSYQDLERIHMSPYVDCIDQGVSSIMISYSSWNGVKLHGHGFLINEVLKEKLGFKGFVISDWEGIDELCQPYGSDYRYCISTAINAGIDMVMVPLRYEKFMEELMSLVQSGEVPISRIDDAVERILRVKFIAQLFEFPLTDRSLLDTVGCKIHRDLAREAVRKSLVLLKNGKDPSKPFLPLNKSAKKILIAGTHANDIGYQCGGWTCTKYGSSGQITIGTTILDAVKEAVGHETEVIYEKFPSTEFIQCNEFSFAIVAIGEAPYAECGGDNSELVIPSNGAGVVDLVSDKIPTLVILISGRPLVLEQRFLEKIEALVAAWLPGTEGNGITDVIFGDHDFKGKLPMTWFRRVEQLDQTVEGVDSCDDDPLFPLGYGLVYSKSSHD; this comes from the exons ATGGATTCCTCGTACATGAATCCCTCTGAACCCAATGAAGCTCGCATCAAAAACCTTCTTTCTCTAATGAGTTTGAAAGAAAAGATTGGTCAAATGACTCAAATTGAACGTTCTGTCACTACTCCTTCCGCCATTCAACATTTCACCATTGGGAGTGTGTACTGTGCTCCACCAAATAGCGTAACTTGTGATAAACAAGTGTCATCTGATTGGGCTGATATGGTGGACGGTTTTCAGAAGCTGGCACTTCAATCACGGTTAGGCATACCAATCATTTATGGCACTGATGCTGTTCATGGTAATAATAATGTCTATGGTTCTACAATCTTTCCTCACAATGTTGCTCTAGGAGCTACAAG AGATACAGATTTAGTTCAAAGAATAGGAGCTGCAACTTCACTTGAACTTAGAGCAAGTGGAACTCACTTTACTTGTGCTCCTTGTGTGGCT GTCTGCAAGGATCCAAGATGGGGAAGATGCTATGAAAGTTACAGTGAAGACACTGAAATAGTCAGAAAAATGACTAGTTTAGTTTCAGGCTTGCAAGGCCACCCTCCACAAACACATTCAAGGGGATACCCATTTGTGGCTGGGAG GAACAATGTTATTGCTTGTGCCAATCATTTTGTTGGAGATGGAGGCACAGAAAAAGGTGTAAATGAGGGGAATACTGTATTATCATATCAAGACTTGGAGAGGATCCACATGAGTCCTTATGTAGATTGCATAGATCAGGGAGTTTCAAGCATTATGATCTCGTATTCCAGCTGGAACGGTGTCAAACTCCACGGTCATGGTTTTCTGATAAATGAAGTTTTGAAAGAAAAACTAGGCTTCAAG GGCTTTGTGATTTCTGACTGGGAGGGGATTGATGAACTGTGTCAACCTTATGGATCGGACTATCGGTATTGCATCTCCACTGCCATTAATGCTGGAATTGACATG GTGATGGTTCCTTTAAGATATGAAAAATTCATGGAAGAGTTGATGTCTCTAGTTCAATCAGGGGAAGTACCAATATCCAGGATTGATGACGCCGTTGAGCGGATTTTAAGAGTGAAGTTTATTGCTCAACTTTTTGAATTTCCTCTAACTGACAGGTCTTTGCTGGATACCGTAGGATGCAAG ATACATCGAGATCTAGCACGCGAAGCAGTTCGAAAGTCCTTGGTTCTGTTGAAAAACGGAAAGGATCCTAGTAAGCCTTTTCTTCCATTGAACAAGAGCGCCAAGAAAATTCTCATTGCCGGAACTCATGCTAATGATATAGGGTATCAATGTGGAGGATGGACATGTACTAAGTATGGATCTAGTGGCCAGATCACAATTG GCACAACTATCTTGGATGCTGTTAAGGAAGCTGTGGGACATGAAACAGAAGTTATATATGAAAAGTTCCCATCAACAGAATTCATACAATGTAATGAATTTTCTTTTGCTATTGTTGCTATTGGCGAAGCTCCTTACGCCGAGTGTGGCGGTGACAATTCAGAACTTGTAATCCCAAGTAATGGAGCTGGAGTTGTGGACTTAGTTTCTGATAAAATTCCAACACTTGTGATTTTGATATCTGGAAGACCTTTGGTCTTGGAACAAAGATTTTTGGAAAAGATAGAAGCTCTTGTTGCAGCGTGGTTACCCGGTACCGAAGGAAATGGAATCACCGATGTTATATTTGGCGATCATGACTTCAAAGGTAAGCTACCAATGACTTGGTTCAGAAGAGTTGAGCAGCTTGATCAAACTGTTGAGGGAGTGGATTCATGTGATGATGACCCCTTATTTCCTCTTGGTTATGGACTAGTTTATAGTAAGAGTTCACATGATTAA